The genomic interval AGGTCGAAGTAGACGATTTTCATCGTTTCTTCCGTGCCGCGCGCTTCGCGCGCTTCGGCTTCGTGGCGCTCTTCCGTGCCGCCTTCGCCTGCACCCCGCGCGACGCGCCCGCCGCTCCACGGGCCACGCGCGACTGCCTCGCGATCACCCCCGCCGCATAGCCTGCGCCGAAGCCGTTGTCGATGTTCACGACGGTGACCCCCGCGGCGCAGGAGTTGAGCATGGCAAGCAGCGCCGCCAGACCGCCGAACGAAGCGCCGTAGCCGACGCTGGTGGGCACGGCGACCACCGGGCGCGGGGTCAGCCCGCCCACGACGCTCGCGAGCGCGCCTTCCATCCCGGCCACGACGACGACCGCCGAGGCGGAGCGGAGCGAATCGAGGTGCGCGAGCACGCGGTGGATTCCCGCGACGCCCGCGTCGTAGACCCGGCGCACGGGAATTCCCATGAACTCGAGCGTGACCGCGGCCTCTTCCGCGACGGGGAGATCGGACGTGCCGGCGCTCACCACGAGCACGAATCCGCCGGCGGCGGTCTGGCTTTGCGGTAGCTTGCTCGAAGAGGCTTTGCGGTCGC from Candidatus Binatia bacterium carries:
- the larB gene encoding nickel pincer cofactor biosynthesis protein LarB, giving the protein RSLLAKVRRGTLTPAAAYEAFAALPFENTPSATVDHHRGIRQHLPEVVFAQGKSIPQCVEIMRVVTAKSGRCLATRVSAEQAEALVAEFGERAEWNRLARTLVVRRSRDRKASSSKLPQSQTAAGGFVLVVSAGTSDLPVAEEAAVTLEFMGIPVRRVYDAGVAGIHRVLAHLDSLRSASAVVVVAGMEGALASVVGGLTPRPVVAVPTSVGYGASFGGLAALLAMLNSCAAGVTVVNIDNGFGAGYAAGVIARQSRVARGAAGASRGVQAKAARKSATKPKRAKRAARKKR